CTGGGCGCCGTGTTCTGGTCCGGCATCATCTTTACCGCCATGAGTTTCTGGAAGATTCGTGAATGGGTACTCGACGCCATTCCCGAGTCCTTGCGCTATGCCATGACCGCGGGCGTGGGCCTGTTCCTCGGCCTGATTGGCCTGAAAACCGCCGGCATAGTAGTGGACAACCCCGCCACCCTGGTGAGCATGGGGGACTTTACCAACCCCAACGCCTGGCTGGCCGCCGTCTGTTTCCTGATCATTGCCGCCCTGGCCCACCGCCGTGTGTTTGGTGCCGTGCTGATCGGCGTGCTTGGCACCACCCTGGTGGGCCTGGGCATGGGCCTGGTGGAATACAACGGCATTTTTGCCGCACCGCCCAGCATCACTCCCACCCTGTTCAAGCTGGACATCATGGGTGCGCTGGATGTGGCCATGGTGACCGTGATCCTGTCGTTCCTGTTTGTGAACATGTTTGACACCGCCGGCACCCTGATGGGCGTGGCCGAGCGTGCCAACCTGCGCCGCGCCGATGGCAGCATTGAAGGCCTGAAGAAATCCCTCAAGGCCGACAGCGCCTCTTCGGTTGTGGGCACCTTTATCGGTTGCCCGCCGGTCACCAGCTATGTGGAAAGCTCGGCCGGCGTGGCCGCCGGGGGTCGCACCGGCCTGACCGCCGTGACCATTGCCGCCCTGTTCCTGCTGTCCATCTTCCTGGCGCCGCTGGCCGGCATGGTGCCCGCCTACGCCACCGCGGGGGCGCTGATTTACGTGGCCTTTGCCATGATGAGCAGCCTGGCCAATATCGACTGGCAGGATTACACCGAAATGGCCCCGGCGGCGCTGACCGCGCTGATGATGCCGCTGACCTTCTCCATTGCCAACGGCATTGCCATGGGGTTTGTGGCCTACGCCGTGCTCAAGGTAGCCACCGGCCAGGCCAACAAGGTGTCGGTAGGTGTTTATGTACTGAGCGCCATCTTCGTGGCCAAGTTTATCTATATGTAAGCAGCCACTGCCGCATACAAAAAGCCACCGTTCGCGGTGGCTTTTTTGTTGGTTTGCAGGTCCCGGTTTATCGGGCCGCTGGCTGACTCGCCCGAGTGCAGTCGGGCCTGTAAAGCGGGCCTCACAACCGGATCTTGAACACTCACCCCGCCAGCCGGCTCATGCGCCGACGCAGCTCGCTCATCTTGTCATTCATCACCTGCTCAAAGCGGGCCAGCTCCTGCAGCAGCCGCTCCCGGGAACTTTGCCGGCCCAGCAGCCGCTCCAGCTCGTCAATGGCAGCATCCAGCGCCTGGGCCACTTCCCGGTTGATCACCTGGGGAAAACGAAACTTGAGGCTGGCGGGCAGGCAGGAGTCGGCATCGCGCTCGAACCAGACCTTCAGCTCCTTGTGGGTGTCGGCGTCACGCAGGCGAAAACGGCTGATACGGTCGATGTCTTCAATGCCCATGGCGGCCAGGGTGGGATAGGCCTGATTCATAACAACCTCCGGTTCGCGAACAACTCGCTTACATTGTGTTAACCAAAGGCTAGTCACTTGCGCAGACTGTGATTAGAGCCAGTTGCCGGCGGCCGCTGAGACCAGCTGGCTCCATTGATCGGCCCGTCCTGGTGCTAATGCCAAACCCTGGCCGCTCCTAGAGTGAAGGACACTACCTGTGCATATAACAAAACAAGACAAGGAGCCGTTATGGCAGCAACTACCCTCACCCTAGAACTGAGCCCGGAGCTCGCCGCGCTGTTTGAACAGTACGAAGCCCTGACTCGCGTCAGCGCCGAGCAATATGTGCAGCAACTGGTGGAAAAGACCCAGCCCACCCTGGAAGCCATGGTGGCGGCGCTGCAGGAAGCCGGCGACGACGAGGCCGCGGTCATGGAGCTATTTGGCAAAAAAATGGCCGAGTCCATGCTGCGCCAGCAGCAGGCGGTTCAGGCCTGAGGATCGAGTGATAGCGCAGGCTGAATGCCTGCGCTTCAGAACTTACTTCAGCGCCTCTATCTGTCGGCGCAATTCGTCCAGCTTGTCCTGCATCACCCGCTCCATGTGCTCCAGATCCGCCAGCAACTGCTGCTTGGTATCCAGGGTCGCCTCGTCGCTGTGCGTTTCGCCGCCCAGCAGCCGGTGCAACTCCAGCAGCGCCTGGCGCAGCACCGGGCTGGTGTCTTCCAGCCGGTGCCACTGCTCGGTTTTCTGAAATTCCATGGGGCCAAGGGAGCCAGGCCGGGCAAAGGTGAACTTCTTGCTGCGCGACAACAGCGAGCCCTTGGGCCTGTGGTAATAGATCTTGAGCACGTCGGCCCGGGCTTCACGCCTGAGCTGATAGCGGCTGATGTTGTCAAAAGAGGTAATACCCATCTGGGTGAGGGTCGAGTAGTGTTCGGTCATTGCTGCCCATCTCAAAAAATCGGTGTTCAACACATTTCGCCCGCCGGCGAAAAGGCTGTTGCTGACGGCGTTCTTCCTTGAGCAGCACCGGCGCGAAGGCCAAAAAAGCAACAGGGGCGGCAAGTCTGCCATGGCCGGCTGCCACCGGACAGGGCCAGTTAACCCGACTCACTGGAACCAGTCGGCCTGAGCTCGTCAGGCCGACTGGTTCAGGCAGACACCAGCACCGTTTTACTGCGACTGAAGCGTTTTAACGGCAGCCGCTGATCCGGGCTGGACTGCGGCGGCCAGTGGCTGTTGTGGTAAGGGTTCGGGTTGACCCGGCACAGATCAAAGGGCAACGACCGGGCCAGCTGCTCGCCCCGGGCCAGATCCCGTGTCCAGATGGAGGCGATACCATCGGGAGACATGGACCGGCACAAGGCCTGCATGCCGTGCTCGTCCGCCACCCGCAGCACACTGCTGACGGGGCCGGCGGGCCAGGCGGGAAACAGCGTCGTCGCCGGATCCTGCCCTTCGATCAGGGTGGCCGGGTAATACCAGCCTTCCTCGTCGGGCAGATAACCGCCACAACGAATGCGCCCGCCCTGGCGCTCGGCCTCACGCAGCTGACGCTCCAGCCACTCCCGCTGACCGCTTTTGGCCAGCGGTCCCAGCTCGGTGTCACTGTCGTCGGGCCGGCCCGAGCGCAGCGAAGCCAGCCGTTCACCCAGCCGCTCCAGAAACGCCTCCGCCAGGCCGGGGGTGATCAACACTCCGCCCTCGCTCTGGCGCCAGCTGGCCCGGTAACGAAAACAGCCATTCAACACCGACTCCACCGCCGGCTCCAGGTCGGCGTCGTCCAGGATCAACTGCAGATCCGCCTCGGCCAGCTCCAGGATCACCGGCTTGAGCCGGCCCCCCGCCAAGGCGGCCATGATGGCCCCGCCCTGGCGCTCACCACTGTAGGCCAGGCCGCCGATGCGCGCATCCGCCACCACTCCGGCCACCTGCTCCTTGGAGATGCGCAGGGGGGTGATCAGGCCTTCCGGCACCTCGGCCTCGGTCATCAACCGCGCCAGCAGCTCCACCAGCCGGGACAGGTGTTCCGCCGGCTTCAGCAACAGCCCATTACCGGCCATCAGCGCCGGCGCCAGCAACCGAACACATTGCCACAGCGGGGCCGGGCCGGCGGTAAGCGCCAGCATCAGTCCCAGCGGCCGCTGGCTGACCTGGCTGCGCGCCGCAGGCAGCATGGCCTGACCGTTGGCGGCGAAATGGGCGCACTCTTCGGCACAGCGTTCCACTTCCCGCAGGCAATCCTTCAGCAGGGTGCCGGTTTCCAGGCAGAGTTCCCGGGCCATGCGCTCACGGCCGGCCGACAGCGCCGATGCCAGCCGGTACAGCAGGGCGGCCCGTTCCGACGGCGCCTCGTGCTGCCATGCCTGCGCGGCCTGATAGGCCTGGTGCAGCCGCTGCTCCAGCCGGTCTTCACTCAGGCAGGCATGGTGGGCCAGCACACGGCCCGAACTGGGATCAAAGGAAACAAAAGTCATCGCAAGGCTCCTTGGGCCGGGCTGTCCGCACCCTCATCGATGATATCGGCTGGTATACTCAAGGCTATGGTGACACTCGACACCAGATTTTCATCGACGTTATTGACTTGTTAACTGGCCGGCAATGGCCAGTTTCCCCTGTTTAATGGAACCAGGGAGGATTTCCATGCCCGAGCCGAAAGCCGGCCAGGCTTCTCGCTGGCAGCGCCTGCTGCCCTTTCTTGGCTGGTGGCCTATGGTCAATGGCGCCAGCCTGCGGGCCGACGCCCAGTCCGGCCTGACCAACGCCATTGTGGTGCTGCCCCAGGGGGTGGCCTATGCCCTGATCGCCGGCCTGCCGCCGGAGTACGGCCTCTACGCCGCCATTATTCCCGCGGTGATTGCCGCCCTGTTCGGCTCCTCCTGGCATTTGATCTCCGGGCCCACCGCCGCCATGTCGGTGGTGGTGTTTACCTCGGTGAGCCCGCTGGCCGAACCCGGCACCGCCGCCTTTATTGCCCTGGCCCTGACGCTGACGCTGATGAAGGGGGTGTTTCAGCTGGTGCTGGCCCTGGCCCGGCTCGGGGTGCTGGTGAATTTCGTGTCCCAGTCGGTGGTGATCGGCTTTACCGCCGGGGCCGCCGTGGTGATCGCCTCCAGTCAGCTACCCACCCTGCTGGGGATCAGCGTCGACAATGACGGCAGCGTCACCGGCACCTGGTGGCAGCTGCTGCATCATTTGAAGGAAGTGGACTATTACACCCTGTCGCTGGCGCTGTTCACCGTGCTGGCCTGTGTGCTCATCAAGCGCTGGCGGCCGCGCTGGCCCAACATGCTGCTCGCCCTGGCGCTGGCCAGCGGCCTGGCGGTGTTGATGGATCCTGGCCATGAACATATCGCCCTGGTGGGTGCCATTCCTTCAGGCCTGCCGCCGCTCAGCCTGCCCGATTTCAACCTGGCCAGCATCAGTGCGCTGGCGCCGGGCGCACTGGCCATCAGCCTGCTGGGGCTGGTGGAGGCCGCCGCCATTTCCCGGGCCATCGCCAGCCGCTCGCACCAGCGCCTCGACGACAATCAGGAGTTTGTCGGCCAGGGGCTGTCGAACATCGTCGGCGCCTTTTTCTCCTGTTACGCCTCGTCAGGCTCCTTCAGCCGCTCCGGCATCAACTACACCTCGGGCGCCCGCACCCCCATGGCGGGTATCTTTGCTTCCGGGTTTTTACTGCTGATTATTCTGCTGATCCCGGGCATCACCACCTGGCTGCCACGCCCGGCCATGGCCGGTCTGCTGCTGGTGGTGGCCTGGAACCTGATCGACTTTCGCCATATTCGCATGATCATTCGCGGCTCCCGCTCCGAAGCCACGGTGCTCACCGCCACCTTTGGCGCCACCCTGCTGGTAGAGCTGGAATTCGCCATTTATACCGGGGTGATACTGTCGCTGGTGTTTTATCTCAAGCGCACCTCCACTCCCAGGGTGGTGTCGATATTGCCCGATCCGGACAGCAAGCATCCGTTTTTCGTCAACGCCGAGCGCCGCCGCCTGCCCTATTGCCCCCAACTCAGAGTGATTCGCATTGAGGGCTCGCTGTTCTTTGGTGCGGTCAACCATGTGCAGGAATATCTGCAGGCCATTCGCGAGCCCCGGCTGCTGATCGTGGCCAACGGCATCAACTTCGTCGACATGGTCGGCGCCGACATGCTGGTGCAGGAGGCCGAACGCCGTCGGGAGCTGGGCGGCGATCTGTATCTGTGCAACCTGCGGGAAGGGGTGCTGCGCTTTCTATTGCGCAACAACCGCCTCGACGAAATTCGCCGGGATCATGTATTTATCAACAAGGGCCAGGCCATACACCGCATTTATGATCAATTGAATGCGGATATTTGCCGCACCTGCACCGCCCGCATTTTCAGGGAGTGTCATATTCGGCCGCCGGGCCAGCAACTCGACGTAAAGCAGGCAGACTAAGGAAGGAAGACTAAGGAAGGAAGACTAAGGAAGGCACTGGCCATATGGCCGGTGTCTAACTGGCCCTGTTCCGGGCGAGGGTGAAGGTTAGAGTGGGTTAACACTTTTTTTACTTTCAGCCGTTGCCAGTGAGGCCAGTGCCATGACCGATCTTCTTCACGACCACCCCAGCCAGTTGCGCCCGGTGCGCGAACTGTTCAACCTCGACGTGGACATGCAGGTGCCGGTGTTCGAACACAGGGACGAGCACGTGCCCGATATCGATCCCAACTACTGCTTCAACCCGGACGTCACCCTGGCCATTCTGGCCGGCTTTACCCGCAACCGCCGAGTACTGCTGCAGGGCCTGCATGGTACCGGCAAATCCACCCATATCGAGCAGGTGGCGGCTCGCCTCAACTGGCCCTGCGTGCGGGTCAACCTGGACGGCCACATCAGCCGTCTGGATCTGGTGGGCAAGGACACCATAGTGCTGGAGGAAGGCAAGCAGATCACCCGCTTTCAGGAAGGCATAGTGCCCTGGGCGCTGCGCCGGCCGGTGGCGCTGATCTTTGACGAATTCGACGCCGGCCGCCCGGACGTGATGTTCGTCATTCAGCGCATTCTGGAGCAGGACGGCAAGTTCACCCTGCTCGATCAGAACCAGGTGATCACCCCCAACCCGCATTTTCGGCTGTTTGCCACCGCCAATACCGTGGGGCTCGGCAACGTCACCGGCCTGTATCACGGCACCCAGCAAATAAACCAGGCCCAGATGGATCGCTGGAACATCGTCGCCAAGCTCGACTACCTGCCTCGGGAAGACGAAATCAGCATCATTCAGGGCAAGGTGCCCCGCTACAACGACGCCCGCGGCTTTGAACTGATCAGCAGCATGGTGGCGGTGGCCGAGCTGACCCGGGCCGGTTTTGCCGCCGGGGATCTGTCCACCCTGATGTCGCCCCGCACCCTGATCGCCTGGGCCGAAAACACCGAGATC
The Oceanimonas doudoroffii DNA segment above includes these coding regions:
- a CDS encoding NCS2 family permease codes for the protein MEHAKHEPTPQSLPTSSGFLDRLFKLSAHGTTVKTELVAGLTTFITMAYIIFVNPTIMASSGMDAGAVFVATCLGAAVATLFMGLYANWPVGLAPGMGLNAFFAFTVVGEMGYSWEVALGAVFWSGIIFTAMSFWKIREWVLDAIPESLRYAMTAGVGLFLGLIGLKTAGIVVDNPATLVSMGDFTNPNAWLAAVCFLIIAALAHRRVFGAVLIGVLGTTLVGLGMGLVEYNGIFAAPPSITPTLFKLDIMGALDVAMVTVILSFLFVNMFDTAGTLMGVAERANLRRADGSIEGLKKSLKADSASSVVGTFIGCPPVTSYVESSAGVAAGGRTGLTAVTIAALFLLSIFLAPLAGMVPAYATAGALIYVAFAMMSSLANIDWQDYTEMAPAALTALMMPLTFSIANGIAMGFVAYAVLKVATGQANKVSVGVYVLSAIFVAKFIYM
- a CDS encoding DUF3461 family protein; its protein translation is MNQAYPTLAAMGIEDIDRISRFRLRDADTHKELKVWFERDADSCLPASLKFRFPQVINREVAQALDAAIDELERLLGRQSSRERLLQELARFEQVMNDKMSELRRRMSRLAG
- a CDS encoding DUF3461 family protein gives rise to the protein MTEHYSTLTQMGITSFDNISRYQLRREARADVLKIYYHRPKGSLLSRSKKFTFARPGSLGPMEFQKTEQWHRLEDTSPVLRQALLELHRLLGGETHSDEATLDTKQQLLADLEHMERVMQDKLDELRRQIEALK
- a CDS encoding aldehyde dehydrogenase family protein, whose protein sequence is MTFVSFDPSSGRVLAHHACLSEDRLEQRLHQAYQAAQAWQHEAPSERAALLYRLASALSAGRERMARELCLETGTLLKDCLREVERCAEECAHFAANGQAMLPAARSQVSQRPLGLMLALTAGPAPLWQCVRLLAPALMAGNGLLLKPAEHLSRLVELLARLMTEAEVPEGLITPLRISKEQVAGVVADARIGGLAYSGERQGGAIMAALAGGRLKPVILELAEADLQLILDDADLEPAVESVLNGCFRYRASWRQSEGGVLITPGLAEAFLERLGERLASLRSGRPDDSDTELGPLAKSGQREWLERQLREAERQGGRIRCGGYLPDEEGWYYPATLIEGQDPATTLFPAWPAGPVSSVLRVADEHGMQALCRSMSPDGIASIWTRDLARGEQLARSLPFDLCRVNPNPYHNSHWPPQSSPDQRLPLKRFSRSKTVLVSA
- a CDS encoding SulP family inorganic anion transporter yields the protein MPEPKAGQASRWQRLLPFLGWWPMVNGASLRADAQSGLTNAIVVLPQGVAYALIAGLPPEYGLYAAIIPAVIAALFGSSWHLISGPTAAMSVVVFTSVSPLAEPGTAAFIALALTLTLMKGVFQLVLALARLGVLVNFVSQSVVIGFTAGAAVVIASSQLPTLLGISVDNDGSVTGTWWQLLHHLKEVDYYTLSLALFTVLACVLIKRWRPRWPNMLLALALASGLAVLMDPGHEHIALVGAIPSGLPPLSLPDFNLASISALAPGALAISLLGLVEAAAISRAIASRSHQRLDDNQEFVGQGLSNIVGAFFSCYASSGSFSRSGINYTSGARTPMAGIFASGFLLLIILLIPGITTWLPRPAMAGLLLVVAWNLIDFRHIRMIIRGSRSEATVLTATFGATLLVELEFAIYTGVILSLVFYLKRTSTPRVVSILPDPDSKHPFFVNAERRRLPYCPQLRVIRIEGSLFFGAVNHVQEYLQAIREPRLLIVANGINFVDMVGADMLVQEAERRRELGGDLYLCNLREGVLRFLLRNNRLDEIRRDHVFINKGQAIHRIYDQLNADICRTCTARIFRECHIRPPGQQLDVKQAD
- a CDS encoding AAA family ATPase, which encodes MTDLLHDHPSQLRPVRELFNLDVDMQVPVFEHRDEHVPDIDPNYCFNPDVTLAILAGFTRNRRVLLQGLHGTGKSTHIEQVAARLNWPCVRVNLDGHISRLDLVGKDTIVLEEGKQITRFQEGIVPWALRRPVALIFDEFDAGRPDVMFVIQRILEQDGKFTLLDQNQVITPNPHFRLFATANTVGLGNVTGLYHGTQQINQAQMDRWNIVAKLDYLPREDEISIIQGKVPRYNDARGFELISSMVAVAELTRAGFAAGDLSTLMSPRTLIAWAENTEIFGDAALAFRLSFLNKCDEAERPLVAEYYQRCFDQELVEPQALQLTAI